From the genome of Bradyrhizobium elkanii USDA 76, one region includes:
- a CDS encoding outer membrane protein assembly factor BamD — translation MSAMRMALESRNSSDVSGLTKAARTLRFAAGLIVLAMPLSGCGTGALWDKFMAKDDTFVDEPADKLYNEGLYMMNEKKDLKAASKKFEEVDRQHPYSDWARKSLLMSAYSFYQAGDYDSCIGSATRYVTLHPGSPDASYAQYLIAASHFDQIPDISRDQSRTEKAIAALEEVVRKYPTSEYATQAKSKIQAARDQLAGKEMAVGRYYMGKRDFTAAINRFKTVVTQYQTTRHVEEALFRLTEAYMAIGIAGEAQTAAAVLGHNFPDSRWYKDAYNLVKSGGLEPSENQGSWISRTFKKIGLG, via the coding sequence ATGTCGGCAATGCGTATGGCGCTCGAATCACGCAATTCTTCTGACGTCTCCGGCCTGACCAAGGCCGCGCGCACGCTGCGTTTTGCGGCGGGCCTGATTGTGCTGGCCATGCCGCTCAGCGGCTGCGGCACCGGCGCGCTGTGGGACAAGTTCATGGCCAAGGACGACACGTTCGTCGATGAGCCCGCGGACAAGCTCTACAATGAGGGCTTGTACATGATGAACGAGAAGAAGGACCTGAAGGCCGCCTCGAAGAAGTTCGAGGAAGTCGACCGTCAGCATCCCTATTCCGACTGGGCGCGCAAGTCGCTCTTGATGTCGGCCTATTCGTTCTACCAGGCGGGCGACTACGACAGCTGCATCGGCTCCGCCACCCGCTACGTCACGCTGCATCCCGGCAGCCCGGACGCGTCCTACGCCCAGTACCTGATCGCGGCATCGCATTTCGACCAGATCCCGGACATCTCGCGCGACCAGAGCCGCACCGAGAAGGCGATCGCGGCGCTCGAAGAGGTGGTCCGCAAATATCCGACCTCGGAATACGCCACCCAGGCCAAGTCCAAGATCCAGGCTGCGCGCGACCAGCTCGCCGGCAAGGAAATGGCGGTCGGGCGCTATTACATGGGCAAGCGCGACTTCACCGCCGCGATCAACCGCTTCAAGACCGTGGTCACGCAGTACCAGACCACGCGTCACGTCGAGGAGGCGCTCTTCCGCCTCACCGAGGCCTACATGGCGATCGGCATCGCCGGCGAGGCGCAGACCGCAGCCGCGGTGCTCGGCCACAATTTTCCAGACAGCCGCTGGTACAAGGACGCATATAATCTAGTAAAGTCCGGCGGTCTCGAGCCGAGCGAGAATCAGGGTTCCTGGATCAGCAGGACCTTCAAGAAGATAGGTCTCGGCTAG
- the lpxC gene encoding UDP-3-O-acyl-N-acetylglucosamine deacetylase produces the protein MKFSRQTTLRSQATVTGVGVHSGLPVSLTMGPAPVDAGFIFVRTGLDGSDREVVATADAVIATEFATVLGDREGPLVSTAEHVLAALRGMGVDNATIEVDGAEVPIMDGSAAAFVAAIDQAGIVTQPGVRRFIQVLKPVHVKIGESVGELRPFAGGFRTEVEIDFTNQVIGRQTFSFDLSPEGFRREVARARTFGCMSDVARLWGAGFALGASFDNTVVFDEARLLNAEGLRYADECARHKVLDVIGDLALAGLPLLGSYRSVRGGHKLNNAVLKALLADRSAWRVVESDTARRPLRGHLEAGAGTVGGLVAPAYGPDVS, from the coding sequence ATGAAGTTCAGCCGTCAAACAACGCTTCGGTCGCAAGCCACCGTGACTGGCGTAGGCGTTCATTCCGGTCTTCCTGTCAGTCTCACCATGGGACCTGCACCTGTTGATGCGGGTTTTATTTTTGTCCGCACCGGTCTCGACGGTTCCGACCGCGAAGTCGTGGCCACCGCCGATGCGGTGATCGCGACCGAGTTCGCGACGGTGCTGGGTGACCGCGAAGGGCCGCTGGTTTCCACCGCCGAGCACGTGCTCGCGGCGCTGCGCGGCATGGGCGTCGACAACGCCACCATCGAAGTCGATGGCGCCGAAGTTCCGATCATGGACGGCAGCGCTGCAGCGTTCGTCGCGGCCATCGATCAGGCCGGCATTGTGACCCAGCCCGGCGTCCGCCGCTTCATCCAGGTTTTGAAGCCGGTGCACGTCAAGATCGGCGAATCGGTTGGCGAGCTGCGTCCGTTCGCCGGCGGGTTCCGCACCGAAGTCGAGATCGATTTCACCAACCAGGTGATTGGCCGCCAGACCTTCTCCTTCGATCTGTCGCCGGAAGGTTTCCGCCGCGAGGTCGCGCGGGCCCGCACGTTCGGCTGCATGAGCGACGTGGCGCGGCTGTGGGGTGCAGGCTTCGCGCTCGGCGCGTCCTTCGACAACACCGTGGTGTTCGACGAGGCCCGTCTGCTCAATGCCGAGGGCCTGCGCTACGCCGACGAATGCGCCCGCCACAAGGTGCTCGACGTGATCGGCGATCTGGCGCTGGCCGGCCTGCCGCTGCTCGGCAGCTACCGTTCGGTACGGGGCGGCCACAAGCTCAACAACGCGGTGCTGAAGGCGCTGCTCGCCGACCGCAGCGCCTGGCGGGTGGTCGAATCGGACACCGCTCGGCGGCCGCTCCGTGGCCATCTCGAAGCCGGTGCAGGCACCGTGGGCGGCCTCGTCGCCCCGGCCTATGGCCCGGACGTGTCCTGA